The Syngnathus typhle isolate RoL2023-S1 ecotype Sweden linkage group LG6, RoL_Styp_1.0, whole genome shotgun sequence genome has a window encoding:
- the bmp16 gene encoding bone morphogenetic protein 16, translating to MLLANLLLLMVLPLPQASSGGQGDTGEADNGRLAGTSPATSEPPPPPPPTGSPLEPNLAQTIQSLLLSRLGLQSQPNPRPGVPIPRYLMDLYRFHQQQYHLLEDPAFSFPSQHVQQANTVRSFHHTEPLTAEDPKWAHISFNISSIPLEEKVLSAELRLLRSARTASLGPGLHRLNLYLSGHRQDPRPTLLESRLLTAEPQSHATGSLWETFSLKAELFDLAVNEADRLGFLLEVVSENSTGQGEGEPHKGGHLRVCRSVGQDEHTWAQERPLLVTYSHDGRGEPLVKHGRRNVGGAPRKSWNRDQKRGRDKTYQTPSWGGQTGRVKRNGGRAAKLKRLSRNRCRRHPLYVDFNDVGWHQWIIAPSGYDAFFCLGECRFPLADHMNSSSHAMVQTLVNSVNGAVPRACCVPTSLSPIALLYLDPQDRVVLKNYQDMVVEGCGCR from the exons ATGCTCCTTGCTAACCTCCTGCTCCTCATGGTCCTGCCGCTACCTCAAGCCTCGTCCGGTGGCCAGGGTGACACCGGCGAGGCCGACAATGGCAGGTTAGCCGGCACGTCGCCCGCCACCTCAgagcccccgccgccgccgccgccgaccgGGTCTCCCCTGGAGCCCAACTTGGCTCAGACCATCCAGAGTCTCCTGCTGAGCCGCCTGGGCCTGCAGTCGCAGCCCAACCCTCGTCCCGGCGTGCCCATCCCTCGGTACCTCATGGATCTGTACCGCTTCCACCAGCAGCAGTACCACCTGCTGGAGGACCCCGCTTTCAGCTTCCCCAGCCAGCACGTGCAGCAGGCCAACACCGTTCGCAGCTTCCACCACACTG AGCCCCTCACAGCAGAGGACCCGAAATGGGCGCACATCTCCTTCAACATCTCCTCCATCCCCTTAGAAGAGAAGGTGCTCTCGGCTGAGCTCCGCCTCCTACGATCGGCCAGGACCGCCTCATTGGGCCCCGGACTCCATAGACTGAACCTGTACCTCTCTGGGCACCGGCAGGATCCCCGACCCACCCTGCTAGAAAGCAGACTCCTCACCGCTGAGCCTCAAAGTCATGCAACCGGCAGCCTTTGGGAGACCTTCAGCCTCAAGGCGGAACTCTTCGATTTGGCTGTGAACGAAGCGGACCGCCTTGGTTTCCTCCTGGAAGTGGTATCGGAGAACAGCACCGGTCAGGGGGAAGGGGAGCCACATAAgggggggcacttgagggtttGCAGGTCGGTGGGGCAGGACGAGCACACCTGGGCCCAGGAGAGACCCCTCCTGGTGACGTATAGCCACGACGGGCGCGGAGAACCTTTGGTCAAGCACGGTAGGAGGAACGTCGGCGGGGCGCCTCGGAAAAGCTGGAATAGAGACCAAAAGCGGGGCCGGGATAAAACGTATCAAACGCCGAGCTGGGGGGGTCAAACGGGCAGGGTGAAACGAAACGGAGGTCGCGCGGCCAAGCTCAAGCGCCTCTCCCGCAACCGCTGCCGCCGCCATCCCCTCTACGTGGATTTTAACGACGTGGGCTGGCACCAGTGGATCATCGCGCCCAGCGGCTACGACGCCTTCTTCTGCCTGGGCGAGTGCCGCTTTCCCCTGGCCGATCACATGAATTCCTCCAGCCACGCCATGGTGCAGACCTTGGTCAACTCGGTCAACGGCGCCGTGCCGAGGGCCTGCTGCGTGCCCACCTCGCTCAGCCCCATCGCCCTGCTCTACCTGGACCCCCAGGACCGTGTGGTGTTGAAGAATTACCAGGACATGGTGGTGGAAGGTTGCGGGTGCCGATAG
- the LOC133155660 gene encoding histone H2A-like — protein MSGRGKKVAPKTRAAVSRSVRAGLVFPVGRIHRLLKKGNYAERVGSGAPVYLAAVLEYLCAEILELAGNASRHNKKKRISPRHILLAVKNDEEFNGLLAGVTFSEGGVIPNINAALLPKKTKPTQAEKTSDDVQSQDF, from the coding sequence ATGTCTGGCCGTGGAAAGAAAGTTGCCCCAAAGACCAGAGCCGCGGTTTCCAGATCTGTTCGGGCCGGCCTCGTCTTCCCAGTAGGCCGCATCCACAGGTTGCTGAAGAAGGGCAACTACGCCGAACGCGTGGGCAGCGGGGCACCCGTCTATCTCGCTGCCGTCTTGGAGTATCTCTGCGCTGAGATCCTGGAGCTGGCAGGCAACGCTAGCCGGCACAATAAGAAGAAGCGCATCTCTCCTCGCCATATCCTGCTGGCTGTGAAGAATGACGAGGAGTTCAATGGGCTTCTGGCTGGCGTGACCTTTTCGGAAGGCGGTGTGATCCCCAATATCAATGCGGCGCTTCTTCCCAAAAAGACCAAGCCCACCCAAGCGGAAAAGACTTCTGATGATGTTCAGTCGCAAGACTTTTAA
- the ppp1r37 gene encoding protein phosphatase 1 regulatory subunit 37, with amino-acid sequence MNIEEQRLDLCNVKTKTSMDDEHRTFGTDGVRISELIVDADRQSVESMPQLTDNLQVAEGDNCKVKDTLEIDEVNGNRLSADRTGSPNPTDSFFPNNGDHKDNAAADQMKDPKDTEPVKLNDPAEDDDGGEMDMGVDLSLDESGVLEAEPTAVGSPPGDISDTSGPVGSEAESRSDAQRPDESSGADRAVLYPTVEEENDKHKPSGKRVTFPSDDDIVSGAVEPKDPWRHAQNATVDDILSSYKQACLKLNCKPIPKVLKQIQELIDLTQRNECLDLKGEKLDYKACESLEEVLKRVQFKVINLEQTNLDEDGASALFDMIEYYESATHLNISFNKHIGTRGWQAAAHMMRKTSSLQYLDARNTPLLDHSAPFVARALRISGSLAVLHLENAGLSGRPLMMLATALKMNMNLRELYLADNKLNGLQDSAQLGNLLKFNYNIQILDLRNNHILDSGLAYVCEGLKEQRKGLVTLVLWNNQLTHNGMGYLAAALPCTQSLETLNLGHNSVGNEGVHKLKDGLIANRSVLRLGLASTKVSCEGAVAVAEFIAESPRLLRLDLRENEIKTGGLMALSLALKVNTSLLRLDLDREPKKETVKSFIETQRALLGEIQNGCKRNFILAKEKEETEQMMRQSVSMAEIATEDGTPEEEGEDSNDGSPEDKTESQEQPSGGSEASAEVSVPPINLDSDSDTEDEEEVIAKASSGPKAVQSPTPPQTEVVAPASSSSHVPPPPTISGITVTNSPVPLGTPPSPGRCISVSSPGRGHKIFMVTRVESPPEPQAAAGHTDGASKRTLETSSATAKQIQPTQEEVHDDTTLKRTHDRDVIGNTLEAPSTSQQAPASPSSAQPEAPPPQTPCEELKEAPAVEESGAASPEASSGDAKEEMQTSTPTPDQLTQERQDEAKEVNPSPPTVTEDDSPGPKPEGERQKAEPDGQEVAQPVPADQPTSVQAETEASADQGEPEAAASLLPNGLKPEFSLHLLDTDGPKPGSCVMEHVSASCTQDLEELLLEASLDTGREAP; translated from the exons ATGAATATCGAAGAGCAGCGTCTCGATCTGTGCAATGTCAAGACCAAAACGAGCATGGACGATGAGCATCGTACCTTTGGCACGGATGGGGTCCGCATCTCTGAGCTGATCGTCGACGCCGACAGGCAAAGTGTCGAAAGCATGCCTCAGCTCACCGACAACCTTCAGGTGGCCGAAGGGGACAACTGCAAGGTGAAGGACACGCTGGAAATCGATGAGGTCAATGGGAATAGACTAAGCGCTGACCGCACCGGGTCGCCGAACCCGACTGACTCGTTCTTTCCTAATAACGGGGACCACAAGGACAACGCTGCTGCGGATCAAATGAAGGACCCGAAGGACACTGAACCCGTAAAGTTGAACGACCCGGCAGAAGATGACGATGGCGGGGAGATGGACATGGGTGTGGACCTGAGCTTGGACGAGAGCGGCGTGCTGGAGGCCGAGCCGACCGCTGTCGGGTCGCCGCCAGGTGATATTTCAGACACTTCCGGTCCAGTCGGCAGCGAGGCCGAAAGCCGGTCGGACGCTCAGCGTCCAGACGAGTCGTCCGGCGCCGACCGCGCCGTGCTGTACCCCACGGTGGAGGAAGAGAACGATAAACACAAACCGAGTGGCAAGAGGGTGACGTTTCCGTCCGATGACGACATTGTTTCTGGAGCTGTGGAACCAAAGGACCCCTGGAGACATG CTCAGAATGCGACGGTGGACGACATCCTGTCTTCGTATAAGCAGGCCTGCCTCAAGCTCAACTGTAAACCCATTCCCAAAGTGCTCAAACAGATTCAG GAACTTATAGACCTGACCCAGCGAAATGAATGCTTGGATCTAAAAG GTGAAAAGTTGGACTACAAGGCGTGCGAGTCCCTGGAAGAAGTTTTAAAGAGAGTCCAGTTTAAAGTGATCAACCTGGAGCAGACCAATTTAGATGAAGAT GGCGCCTCAGCTCTGTTCGACATGATCGAGTACTACGAGTCGGCCACGCACCTCAACATCTCCTTCAACAAGCACATCGGCACGCGGGGGTGGCAAGCCGCCGCTCACATGATGAGGAAG ACGAGCTCTCTGCAGTATCTGGATGCCAGAAACACGCCCCTGCTGGACCACTCGGCCCCCTTCGTGGCTCGGGCGCTCCGGATCAGCGGCAGCCTGGCGGTGCTGCACCTGGAAAACGCCGGCCTGTCCGGCAGACCGCTCATGATGCTCG CAACGGCCTTGAAGATGAACATGAACCTGCGGGAGTTGTACCTGGCCGACAACAAGCTCAACGGCCTGCAGGATTCGGCCCAGCTCGGCAACCTGCTCAAGTTCAACTACAACATTCAGATTCTGGACCTGCGCAACAACCACATCCTGGACTCGG GTTTGGCCTACGTGTGTGAAGGACTAAAAGAGCAGAGGAAAGGCCTCGTCACATTGGTGCTATGGAACAACCAGCTGACGCACAACGGCATGGGCTACCTCGCAGCTGCactg CCTTGCACCCAGAGTCTGGAGACGCTCAACCTGGGCCATAACTCAGTGGGCAACGAGGGCGTCCACAAGCTGAAAGACGGACTGATCGCCAACCGCTCTGTGCTCAGACTGGGCCTCGCCTCCACTAAAGTGTCCTGTGAAG GAGCGGTGGCGGTAGCCGAATTTATCGCCGAGAGCCCGAGGCTGCTGCGTCTGGATCTGCGGGAAAATGAGATCAAGACCGGCGGACTGATGGCTCTGTCGCTCGCCTTGAAAGTCAACACCTCTCTGCTACGTCTCGACCTGGACCGGGAGCCCAAGAAAGAAACT GTGAAGAGCTTCATCGAGACCCAGCGTGCCCTGCTGGGCGAAATCCAGAACGGCTGCAAGAGGAACTTCATCCTCGCCAAAGAGAAGGAGGAAACAGAGCAGATGATGAGGCAGTCGGTATCCATGGCCGAAATCGCCACCGAGGACGGAACGCCAGAAGAAGAAGGCGAGGACAGCAACGACGGGAGCCCAGAGGATAAAACGGAAAGCCAAGAGCAGCCGAGCGGCGGGTCGGAGGCGAGCGCCGAGGTGAGCGTTCCGCCGATCAACCTGGACTCTGACTCCGACACTGAAGATGAGGAAGAAGTGATCGCGAAAGCCTCGTCCGGGCCAAAAGCGGTCCAAAGTCCGACTCCCCCTCAAACTGAAGTGGTAGCGCCCGCATCGAGTTCCTCACACGTGCCCCCGCCGCCCACCATTTCAGGAATCACCGTCACCAACAGCCCCGTTCCTTTGGGCACGCCTCCCTCGCCGGGCCGCTGCATATCAGTCTCCAGTCCCGGGCGAGGTCACAAGATTTTCATGGTGACTCGGGTTGAGAGCCCGCCTGAACCTCAGGCTGCTGCCGGCCACACCGACGGGGCGTCAAAGAGGACCTTAGAAACAAGCTCAGCCACCGCCAAGCAAATCCAGCCCACGCAGGAGGAGGTCCACGACGACACGACGCTGAAGCGCACCCACGACCGCGATGTCATTGGCAACACTTTAGAAGCGCCATCGACGAGTCAACAAGCACCAGCTTCGCCTTCGTCCGCTCAGCCtgaagcccccccaccccagacCCCCTGTGAGGAGCTGAAAGAAGCTCCCGCTGTGGAGGAAAGCGGAGCGGCGTCGCCGGAAGCCTCGAGCGGAGACGCCAAAGAGGAAATGCAGACATCCACACCCACGCCGGACCAATTAACGCAAGAGCGCCAGGACGAGGCAAAAGAGGTGAACCCCAGCCCCCCGACTGTGACTGAGGACGACAGCCCCGGTCCAAAACCGGAAGGGGAACGTCAGAAAGCTGAGCCAGACGGACAGGAAGTAGCACAGCCCGTTCCCGCCGACCAACCGACATCCGTCCAAGCCGAAACGGAGGCCTCCGCCGACCAGGGCGAGCCGGAAGCGGCCGCTTCGCTTTTGCCCAACGGCCTGAAACCCGAATTCTCCCTCCACCTCCTCGACACCGACGGCCCCAAACCCGGCAGCTGTGTCATGGaacacg TGAGTGCGAGCTGCACACAAGACCTGGAGGAGCTGCTTCTCGAAGCCAGTTTGGACACTGGAAGAGAGGCGCCCTGA
- the LOC133156085 gene encoding proton-coupled zinc antiporter SLC30A1, translated as MKKLSQYCLLVITILVLVLKLISGQLCRSFILLVDGFHTLFVLGHMALPQPQNAASPSPSRLSSETTDLAGVPPYAASYPDGRRRPVGVFVSALLLVSLCVSCLLEIVSHQSVGMHPVEQPWLLAAAGVLGLLHNVVVLVTTWRRRGAGAQAGREHECYIEVNHIAMSQEGSEGADEAERGPCEASGDQSGTTARSLHNRGLVPCNPVTSAGGGVAAEKTTGEPKLGEEVTRDVRQRLTLCPASVVMVVQGLSTSVLVLVNSLAMLLVGPDFRHSPGGCGLLVYLDPGLAVLAAIILVGGAVPQMHRYGLLLMQAAPPYLSLSDVRKRIGIVPGVEELHELHIWELSDSCLVASVHVLCHADFPVHRCADLMSGVTKVLQSVGVSCCTVQPEFAPSSALPKDPTCPGPGPACRLACDKICDAHMCCPLPP; from the exons ATGAAGAAGCTGTCACAATACTGCCTGCTGGTCATCACCATCCTGGTGCTGGTTCTGAAACTGATCAGCGGTCAGCTGTGCAGGTCCTTCATCTTGCTGGTGGATGGCTTCCACACGCTCTTTGTCCTCGGTCACATGGCTCTTCCTCAGCCTCAAAACGCAGCGAGTCCTTCTCCTTCAAGGCTGTCCTCAGAGACGACCGACCTCGCCGGGGTTCCGCCGTACGCCGCGTCCTACCCTGACGGCAGGAGGCGGCCGGTGGGGGTCTTCGTCTCCGCCCTGCTCCTTGTCTCCTTGTGCGTGTCCTGCTTGTTGGAAATTGTCAGCCACCAATCTGTGGGGATGCACCCTGTGGAGCAGCCCTGGCTGCTGGCGGCGGCCGGCGTGCTCGGTTTGCTGCACAACGTTGTGGTGCTCGTGACGACCTGGAGGCGGCGGGGGGCCGGGGCCCAGGCTGGAAGAGAACACGAGTGTTACATTGAAGTCAACCACATAG CCATGTCTCAGGAGGGCTCCGAAGGCGCAGACGAGGCCGAGCGAGGCCCGTGTGAAGCCAGTGGAGATCAGAGCGGGACCACTGCACGCTCGCTTCACAACCGGGGTCTTGTCCCGTGCAACCCGGTGACCTCGGCGGGAGGAGGCGTGGCTGCTGAGAAGACGACAGGGGAGCCAAAGTTGGGAGAAGAAGTCACTCGGGACGTGAGGCAGCGGCTGACTCTGTGTCCTGCTTCTGTGGTGATGGTAGTGCAGGGTCTGTCCACGTCAGTGCTAGTCCTGGTTAATAGTTTAGCGATGCTGCTGGTAGGCCCTGACTTCCGGCATTCTCCGGGGGGCTGCGGCCTCTTGGTGTACCTGGATCCCGGCCTGGCCGTTTTGGCTGCCATCATCCTGGTGGGCGGTGCCGTGCCGCAG ATGCACAGGTACGGGCTGCTGCTGATGCAGGCCGCGCCTCCGTACCTGAGTCTATCGGACGTGAGGAAGCGGATCGGGATCGTGCCGGGAGTGGAGGAGTTGCATGAGCTTCACATCTGGGAGTTATCCGATTCGTGTTTGGTGGCCTCAGTCCACGTGCTCTGTCACGCTGACTTTCCTGTACACAG GTGTGCTGATCTCatgtcaggggtcaccaaggTCCTGCAGAGTGTCGGGGTGAGCTGCTGCACAGTGCAACCAGAGTTTGCTCCCTCTTCTGCCCTACCCAAGGATCCAACGTGCCCAGGTCCGGGGCCAGCATGCAGATTGGCTTGTGATAAGATCTGCGACGCCCACATGTGCTGCCCTCTCCCACCTTAG